The stretch of DNA CGACATACTACTATCTGCTATAAGTATACTTATCGGACATCCTATTCTCCGACGTGAGATACCTTGGATAAACAATGAAACTCATTGTGTGCATTAGATAAAGCTCGGTAAACATTATTCGAGAGATACTTTCGGTTTTGCAACGCAACAGGCCGAAAATGATTGCTCAATCTGCTGGTCTGGGGAGCTTTTTCAAGCTCGCTCCGATCTGAGCCAAAAAACTTGATTGGGATTCCGAAACTGAATCTTTACCTGGATCCAAATCCGAATCCGCTGGCAGTTGTGAGCGGCGATCGAAGTGCAAAAGACGCCGTCTAGTTGTAAATACGCAAAGTAAACACACTCGTCTGCTGAACGGGAACCGGAATCTCTTACTCATTACAAATCGAATAAAAAGAGACGTTGAACTTCGCACTAAAACTAGGGCTTTGTACGGCATTCAAAGATGGATCAGAAGCGAGCCATGCTTTATCCGCAGGTGGATTTCAACACCCCGAGTGCCCCCTCGCCGACGCCAACGAGGGAGTTGGGCAATCCCATGGGCCTGCCCCTGGAGGCTCCTCCATCGTACGATATGGCTGTGTCTGTTCCGGTGGTTCCAGTGGTTTCCGCACCAGCAATTGCCCCAGCACCACCGCCAGTGGTCGTTGTCGAGCAGCCAGCACCACAGCCGCCTACAGTGGTGCCAGTAGGTTGGTAGTTTACTCGGTAGTTTTGGCATAAAGCTCTCCTGACGTCACTTTCCGCTGTTGCAGACACCCTGCACTTGGGTCCCAATCGAAGTAGGGTTCTTTGTCCCGCCTGCGGTGCCAACAAGACCACCAGGATGACACACACGGCCAACTCTAGGACCCACATGGTAGCAGGTCTTCTCTGCTTAGTAGGGTGAGTTGTGGTTTCTCTTGAAGGTTAgcaaaaatatactttaataCCTGTTTGGAAAAACCTTTCAAAGTGTCTGCTTGTCttcataaaatgtttttaacttACTCTAAAgttcattttaattgcttaaaaaCTAGAAATATAGAATCTatgtttaaatgttcttttatattctttttttagattttgctGCTGTGCCTGTTTTGTCCCCTATTGCATGAACAGTTGCCGCACAGGAAATCACTATTGTCGCAAATGTAACACCTTCCTGGGAGCCTATAATCCAAAAGGGATAAACTCGTGATAAGACTGCGATACGGGGGCTAAGAAAATAGATCAGTTAAAAGTTGTATGCAAACAAAAATCAGCTGATGTTTGCCAGCGAATAAATTAAGATATCACAGAAGCACTTGTGTAAAACGCAAAGCgttaaagaaaaactaaaggtaaagaaaatatgggcatctattattattttttagcctCTACTATGTTTCTGTAAAAAGagatttccatttaaaaataataaacactaTAATAGACATAGGCAAAACCGCTCACCTTCGCCTTTGTTGCTGAGCAGCTggcctttggctttggctggcTAGTAAAAATAAAGGCGTAGGTGGAAGATTCGCTTGGCTTGAcaataaaaagataaaaaaagaaacaaatacaaaaattgcaaatcaatattattttggcgCCTAGCTCCCATAGTaataataggaaaaataatagattCTTGGGAATTTcacgtttttaatatttcagaataacgaattaaatgttatttaaatcatAGGTCACTATGATATAGTTAATCGGATCGATAAGTAATGCCTAAaatccagggaccgtaaataatcattatttgagatttttattttaaaatgcctactgaggtttttacaagttttaatcaacaatttaattggtttttatgcactttatagacatgaacaaataacagttcatTTGCTTTccaaatttgttgaaatgcatatacatactttgtggacaagagtaaaaagaacgttatttttgacgtttaaaacaaaatatcacagtagtctttttaaaataaaaatctcaaataatgattatttacggtccctgctaaaATCTATTTCTTCGTTTGACATCAAAA from Drosophila takahashii strain IR98-3 E-12201 chromosome 2R, DtakHiC1v2, whole genome shotgun sequence encodes:
- the LOC108060090 gene encoding lipopolysaccharide-induced tumor necrosis factor-alpha factor homolog — encoded protein: MDQKRAMLYPQVDFNTPSAPSPTPTRELGNPMGLPLEAPPSYDMAVSVPVVPVVSAPAIAPAPPPVVVVEQPAPQPPTVVPVDTLHLGPNRSRVLCPACGANKTTRMTHTANSRTHMVAGLLCLVGFCCCACFVPYCMNSCRTGNHYCRKCNTFLGAYNPKGINS